A part of Aspergillus flavus chromosome 1, complete sequence genomic DNA contains:
- a CDS encoding nucleotide-diphospho-sugar transferase, translated as MSRMGFEPVSSWVNTLGIRQWVLLPHLHGCRSINPLRVGFIDQAMVDIPERPRVTDSKKVWCSILTNTAYLPGILTLEYSLRKHDTKYPFIVLYTDSLPEEAHAALDARGILKQPVPYLKPAMTTDLTQDRRLYDAWTKLIAFALYEYDHVVLLDCDMMVLHNMDELMDVELDPPEMGGKGKRVFGSTHACVCNPLKRPHYPADWIPANCGWALQHDTPELAQTTAPPIEGSWGLCNTGIIVTRPSEGTWKIITDSLATSNTADWIFADQSLLSEVFQYRWAPLPYIYNALKTKRWEGVHDAIWRDDRVKNIHYFLTPKPWDETPPVHADPTHAWWCALNAERKEHDKARGLTDGH; from the exons ATGTCTAGGATGGGTTTCGAACCCGTGTCTTCCTGGGTCAACACCTTAGGCATTCGGCAATGGGTCCTCTTACCCCACCTCCATGGATGCAGATCAATAAACCCCCTCAGAGTCGGCTTCATTGATCAAG CCATGGTTGACATTCCTGAGCGTCCGCGGGTCACAGACTCGAAGAAAG TATGGTGCTCGATCTTGACAAACACCGCCTACCTGCCGGGCATCTTGACCCTTGAATATTCTCTCCGTAAACACGACACGAAATACCCCTTCATCGTTCTCTATACCGACTCACTCCCGGAGGAGGCCCATGCCGCTCTCGATGCCCGCGGCATCCTCAAACAGCCCGTTCCCTACCTCAAGCCGGCGATGACAACCGACTTGACCCAGGACAGACGTCTATATGATGCCTGGACCAAGCTGATTGCCTTTGCCCTGTATGAATACGACCATGTTGTCCTTCTTGACTGTGATATGATGGTGCTTCACAACATGGATGAGTTGATGGATGTCGAGTTAGATCCACCAGAGATGGGAGGTAAGGGAAAGCGCGTGTTTGGCAGTACCCATGCATGCGTTTGCAATCCCCTCAAGAGGCCTCACTACCCGGCCGACTG gataccCGCCAATTGCGGCTGGGCTCTTCAGCATGACACCCCTGAGCTCGCCCAGACTACTGCTCCCCCAATCGAGGGCAGCTGGGGTTTGTGCAACACCGGAATCATTGTGACCAGACCGTCGGAGGGTACATGGAAAATCATCACCGACAGCCTGGCTACATCTAACACCGCCGATTGGATCTTTGCCGATCAGTCTCTGCTTTCCGAGGTGTTCCAGTACCGCTGGGCCCCGCTTCCGTACATCTACAATGCTCTCAAGACGAAGCGCTGGGAGGGTGTGCATGACGCTATCTGGAGGGACGATCGCGTCAAGAACATCCACTATTTTCTTACCCCCAAGCCGTGGGATGAGACCCCGCCTGTTCACGCAGACCCAACGCACGCATGGTGGTGCGCCCTCAACGCGGAGAGGAAGGAGCACGACAAGGCCCGCGGGCTGACTGACGGACATTAA